In Sphingomonas sp., a single window of DNA contains:
- a CDS encoding cupin-like domain-containing protein: MAGTAPAVRVVEGIAPDAIPFDQFMAEQAPVILKGIAADWPLVRAGRASAGAAIDLLQRFDSGRPVVTFTGAPEIHGRFFYDETVTGLNFTGRREPLTPLLDAMRSTNGDPDAPSVYVGSTDLDEYLPGFRGENDLVLDHPMFAQHLASIWIGNRTTATCHYDMSHNLAVCAVGRRRFTLFPPDQIANLYPGPLEPTPGGQVVSMVDFAAPDFERHPGFRAAMATAQVAEMDAGDLLFYPAMWWHHVEALAPFNVLINYWWNASPAWLDTPQLTLLHGLLSLRDRPEPEKQAWKALFDYYVFGDPKRPPAHLPEAARGPLAPIDAMAARRLRAQLLHRLNR; this comes from the coding sequence CTGGCGGGAACGGCGCCCGCGGTGCGGGTCGTGGAGGGCATCGCCCCCGATGCGATCCCGTTCGACCAGTTCATGGCGGAGCAGGCGCCGGTGATCCTCAAGGGGATTGCCGCCGACTGGCCGTTGGTCCGCGCCGGCCGGGCCTCCGCCGGTGCCGCAATCGATCTGCTGCAGCGCTTCGACTCCGGTCGCCCGGTGGTGACCTTTACCGGCGCGCCGGAGATCCATGGGCGGTTTTTCTATGACGAGACCGTCACCGGCCTCAACTTCACCGGTCGCCGTGAGCCGTTGACGCCGTTGCTCGACGCGATGCGTTCGACCAACGGTGATCCGGATGCACCGAGCGTCTATGTCGGCTCCACCGATCTCGACGAATATCTGCCAGGCTTCCGGGGCGAGAACGACCTGGTGCTCGATCATCCGATGTTCGCCCAGCATCTGGCGAGCATCTGGATCGGCAACCGCACCACCGCGACCTGCCATTACGACATGTCGCATAATTTGGCGGTATGCGCGGTCGGCCGGCGGCGGTTCACGCTGTTTCCGCCTGATCAAATTGCCAATCTCTATCCGGGCCCGCTCGAGCCGACGCCGGGTGGGCAAGTGGTCAGCATGGTTGATTTCGCCGCCCCCGATTTTGAGCGGCATCCGGGCTTTCGGGCCGCGATGGCGACCGCGCAGGTGGCGGAAATGGACGCGGGCGACCTGCTTTTCTATCCGGCGATGTGGTGGCACCATGTCGAGGCACTGGCACCGTTCAACGTGCTGATTAACTATTGGTGGAACGCCAGCCCGGCGTGGCTCGACACGCCCCAGCTTACCCTGCTTCACGGCCTGCTCAGCCTGCGCGATCGCCCTGAGCCCGAGAAACAGGCCTGGAAGGCATTGTTCGACTATTATGTGTTCGGCGATCCGAAGCGACCCCCTGCGCACCTCCCCGAAGCGGCGCGCGGGCCGCTGGCACCGATCGATGCCATGGCCGCCCGGCGGCTGCGCGCGCAGTTGCTGCACCGCCTCAATCGCTGA
- a CDS encoding SapC family protein: MTNPVALDNVLHHDLRVAFRHGAEFGDAANQILIFPTEFEAVQREFPILFRETEGEGLQAVALTGLDADGNLFFDGERWTSRYVPALQQRGPFSIGIPGDGLDPDEGPTVHVDLDDARVGTSEGELLFLPQGGASRHLEHVSRVLGRIHGGIGAAAPVYALFQEAGLLETNVIEVTLHDEQRYRIDGFQMLSHDRLAALAPDAIERLHRANVLGLAYLVAASLGNISALIERKNAGTLR, translated from the coding sequence ATGACGAACCCGGTCGCGCTGGACAATGTCCTCCACCATGACCTGCGCGTCGCCTTCCGCCACGGCGCGGAATTTGGTGATGCCGCCAACCAGATCCTCATCTTCCCCACCGAGTTCGAGGCCGTGCAGCGCGAATTTCCGATCCTGTTCCGCGAGACGGAAGGCGAGGGGCTGCAGGCGGTGGCGCTCACCGGCTTGGACGCGGACGGGAATCTGTTCTTCGACGGCGAACGCTGGACCAGCCGCTACGTCCCCGCGCTGCAACAGCGCGGTCCCTTTTCGATCGGCATCCCAGGCGATGGCCTTGATCCCGACGAGGGACCGACGGTGCATGTCGATCTCGATGATGCCCGCGTCGGCACTTCAGAAGGCGAACTGCTGTTCCTGCCGCAGGGCGGCGCCAGCCGCCATCTGGAGCATGTCTCGCGCGTGCTGGGGCGTATCCATGGCGGGATCGGCGCCGCTGCGCCGGTTTATGCGCTGTTCCAAGAGGCCGGCCTGCTCGAGACCAACGTCATCGAAGTCACGCTGCATGACGAGCAGCGCTACCGGATCGACGGCTTCCAGATGCTGTCGCACGATCGGCTTGCGGCGTTGGCGCCGGATGCGATCGAACGGCTGCACCGCGCCAATGTATTGGGTCTCGCCTATCTTGTCGCGGCCTCGCTGGGGAACATCAGTGCGCTGATCGAGCGCAAGAATGCGGGTACGCTGCGGTGA
- a CDS encoding TonB-dependent receptor, with amino-acid sequence MKSVSRSTMWSRSASMVAVAACMVLPTIAHAQADNVANAAAPQEGGQGEEIVVTGIRASLERSIAIKREAPGIVDAISAEDIGKFPDTNLAESLQRIPGVSINRTNGEGSQVTVRGFGPQYNLVTLNGRQLASAAISVVGGDQNADGAQGTTRSFDFSNLATEGVRTLEVYKTGRAAVPSGGIGATINVVTRRPLDSGSKPGFNGSVGAKAVYDTSVDGCLDCGAKVTPEFSGVVGWSDADQRFGVELFGSYQKRNFTSIAATSNDWNIVPYSSFVTGGFTRNNTVCPASQTTLSANCTIVKGVPSNANQLVAIPNDSRYHYAEGSRERINGQAVVQFKPTDALTLTADALYAQNRQRETRSDLSNWFSRPFDEVHFDGNTTVATANYLHETINGFKDEGFEAQSRAQKNRLTDFGLNADWQLASNLNLRLDGHISKSSSLPDNPNGVSSTLVGMGANVVAAHSVDYSGAGIPKQDITLGSVPLDLNSFGSQIGRTNKSTQEQLVREARADFGWDLGGDSKFEFGANYRKTDMRQTFVSTQQTLGDWGIANPGDVQRLAPGLVQSFCLECKFDKYDPGSDADSKVAFRGDAAKLYPILSSYYAGRGNSIGITGNNNNRVKEDIWAAYGQLTWKGEVGSAPARLVAGIRYEHTKSRSISQVAIPSAVDWVSDNDFTVVVSLANTSQFDESHSYDNILPQVDFQVELQRNLLARLSYSKTISRPNYNNLFTATTVGGPPRPTNNGGIPSASVGNAALSPLISDNFDASLEWYFKPDSYVSVAFFDKRVHNFVGNGQFTSPLFGLRDPSSGAAGSRSGQAKAALNGLGADISDVNLFVMSSLIANRGSVAAATTEFQANYNNSTRALDDNYVKAINNQYDLRGNAADPLYQFQVTQPINNKDAEIYGVELAGQYFLGNTGFGVAAAYTLVRGDVGFNLGADPGQDQFALLGLSDTFSTTLIYDKNGISARLAYNWRDKYLSGINRQGSRNPEFTAPFGQLDMNVSYEITPQVALSLEGINLTKASVRTYARDISELWFAQELDRRFLAGVRFKF; translated from the coding sequence ATGAAAAGCGTATCGCGTTCGACTATGTGGTCGCGCTCGGCTTCCATGGTGGCAGTGGCTGCTTGCATGGTATTGCCAACGATTGCACATGCGCAGGCCGACAACGTTGCCAACGCTGCAGCGCCACAAGAAGGCGGGCAGGGCGAAGAAATCGTCGTCACCGGTATTCGCGCCTCGCTGGAGCGGTCGATCGCGATCAAGCGGGAAGCACCGGGTATCGTCGACGCGATCTCGGCGGAAGACATCGGCAAGTTCCCGGATACCAACCTTGCGGAATCGCTGCAGCGTATTCCGGGCGTGTCGATCAACCGTACGAACGGTGAAGGCTCGCAGGTCACAGTCCGCGGCTTCGGTCCGCAGTACAACCTCGTCACGCTGAACGGCCGCCAGCTCGCCTCCGCCGCGATCTCGGTGGTCGGCGGCGACCAGAACGCCGATGGCGCGCAGGGCACCACCCGCTCGTTCGACTTCTCGAACCTCGCGACGGAAGGCGTCCGCACGCTCGAAGTGTACAAGACCGGCCGCGCTGCGGTGCCGTCGGGTGGCATCGGCGCGACGATCAACGTCGTCACCCGCCGCCCGCTCGACAGCGGCAGCAAGCCCGGCTTCAACGGCAGCGTCGGCGCCAAGGCGGTGTACGACACCAGCGTCGATGGCTGCCTCGATTGCGGCGCCAAGGTTACCCCGGAATTTTCGGGTGTGGTCGGCTGGAGCGACGCGGACCAGCGCTTCGGCGTCGAGCTGTTCGGCAGCTATCAGAAGCGTAACTTCACCTCGATCGCGGCGACCTCGAACGACTGGAACATCGTTCCGTACAGCAGCTTCGTCACCGGTGGCTTCACCCGCAACAACACGGTGTGCCCGGCCAGCCAGACGACGCTCAGCGCGAACTGCACGATCGTCAAGGGCGTACCCAGCAATGCCAACCAGCTGGTCGCGATCCCCAACGACAGCCGCTATCACTATGCCGAGGGCAGCCGCGAGCGCATCAACGGCCAGGCCGTGGTGCAGTTCAAGCCGACCGACGCGCTGACGCTGACCGCCGACGCACTCTATGCGCAGAACCGCCAGCGCGAGACCCGCTCGGACCTGTCCAACTGGTTCAGCCGTCCCTTCGACGAAGTGCATTTCGACGGCAACACCACGGTCGCCACCGCCAACTATCTCCACGAGACGATCAACGGCTTCAAGGACGAGGGCTTCGAAGCGCAGTCGCGCGCGCAGAAGAATCGTCTCACCGACTTCGGTCTCAACGCCGACTGGCAGCTTGCCAGCAACCTGAATCTGCGCCTCGACGGGCACATCTCCAAGTCGTCGAGCCTGCCGGACAATCCCAACGGCGTCAGCTCCACGCTGGTCGGCATGGGCGCCAACGTGGTTGCCGCCCACTCGGTCGACTATAGCGGCGCGGGTATTCCGAAGCAGGACATCACGCTGGGGTCGGTGCCGCTCGATCTCAACTCGTTCGGCAGCCAGATCGGCCGCACCAACAAGTCGACCCAGGAGCAGCTGGTCCGCGAGGCGCGTGCCGATTTCGGCTGGGATCTCGGCGGCGACAGCAAGTTCGAATTCGGTGCGAACTATCGCAAGACCGACATGCGCCAGACCTTCGTCAGCACCCAGCAGACGCTGGGCGACTGGGGCATCGCCAATCCGGGCGACGTCCAGCGGCTGGCGCCCGGCCTGGTCCAGTCGTTCTGCCTCGAGTGCAAGTTCGACAAATATGATCCGGGCTCGGATGCGGATTCGAAGGTGGCTTTCCGCGGCGATGCTGCAAAGCTCTATCCGATCCTGTCCTCCTATTATGCCGGCCGTGGCAATTCGATCGGCATCACCGGCAACAACAACAACCGGGTCAAGGAAGACATCTGGGCCGCCTATGGCCAGCTGACCTGGAAGGGCGAGGTCGGCAGCGCGCCGGCGCGCCTGGTCGCCGGCATCCGCTACGAGCACACCAAGTCGCGCTCGATCTCGCAGGTGGCTATCCCGTCGGCAGTGGACTGGGTATCTGATAACGACTTCACGGTGGTGGTCTCGCTCGCCAACACCAGCCAGTTCGACGAATCTCACTCCTATGACAACATCCTGCCGCAGGTCGACTTCCAGGTCGAACTGCAGCGGAACCTGCTCGCCCGCCTGTCGTACAGCAAGACGATTTCGCGACCGAACTACAACAACCTGTTTACCGCAACGACGGTGGGTGGTCCGCCGCGTCCGACCAACAATGGCGGCATCCCCAGCGCGTCTGTGGGCAACGCTGCGCTGTCGCCGCTGATCTCGGACAATTTCGACGCCTCGCTGGAATGGTATTTCAAGCCGGACAGCTATGTCTCGGTCGCCTTCTTCGACAAGCGGGTGCACAACTTCGTCGGCAACGGCCAGTTCACCTCTCCGCTGTTCGGCCTGCGCGATCCGAGCTCGGGTGCGGCGGGCAGCCGGTCGGGCCAGGCGAAGGCAGCGCTCAACGGGCTGGGTGCGGATATCAGCGACGTAAACCTGTTCGTGATGTCCTCGCTGATCGCCAACCGCGGTTCGGTCGCGGCGGCAACCACCGAGTTCCAGGCGAACTACAACAACTCGACCCGCGCGCTCGACGATAATTACGTCAAGGCGATCAACAACCAGTACGATCTGCGCGGCAACGCCGCCGACCCGCTGTACCAGTTCCAGGTGACACAGCCGATCAACAACAAGGACGCCGAGATCTACGGCGTAGAGTTGGCCGGCCAGTATTTCCTCGGCAATACCGGCTTCGGTGTCGCTGCGGCGTATACGCTGGTGCGCGGCGACGTGGGCTTCAACCTGGGCGCCGATCCGGGCCAGGACCAGTTCGCGCTGCTCGGTCTGAGCGACACGTTCAGCACCACGCTGATCTACGACAAGAACGGCATCTCGGCGCGTCTCGCCTATAACTGGCGCGACAAATATCTGTCGGGCATCAACCGCCAGGGCTCGCGCAACCCCGAGTTCACCGCGCCCTTCGGTCAGCTCGACATGAACGTGAGCTACGAGATCACGCCGCAGGTCGCGTTGTCGCTGGAAGGCATCAACCTGACCAAGGCGAGCGTGCGGACCTATGCTCGCGACATCAGCGAGCTGTGGTTTGCGCAGGAACTCGATCGCCGCTTCCTTGCAGGCGTGCGCTTCAAGTTCTGA
- a CDS encoding CoA ester lyase, producing the protein MRLRSLLFVPGDRPERFAKAAVSGADALILDLEDSVLAERKDFARDAIAEWLGDMPDTRCFVRVNPLGTPAIADDLAAVATCRPAGLVLPKADGAAAIRTLVALVAQAGAACPPILPIATETPAALFHLGSYGEVAAHLAGLTWGAEDLPAAIGAASAREEDGGYTAPFAMVRSLALFAAHAAGVAAIETVYPDIADIDGLSAYVARGRRDGFTGMMAIHPAQIEAIHAGFTPSAAEIAAAEEIVQAFLAHPDAGAMRLNGRMIDRPHLEQARRLLARAE; encoded by the coding sequence ATGCGTCTTAGGTCGCTATTGTTCGTGCCCGGCGATCGGCCGGAGCGCTTTGCCAAGGCGGCGGTGAGCGGGGCCGATGCGCTGATCCTCGATCTCGAGGATTCGGTACTGGCCGAGCGCAAGGACTTCGCCCGCGACGCCATCGCCGAATGGCTGGGCGACATGCCCGACACACGCTGCTTCGTTCGCGTCAATCCGCTCGGCACCCCCGCGATCGCAGACGATCTCGCCGCCGTCGCGACATGCCGTCCCGCGGGGCTGGTGCTCCCCAAGGCCGATGGCGCCGCCGCGATCCGTACCCTGGTGGCGCTGGTCGCCCAGGCCGGGGCCGCATGCCCGCCGATCCTCCCCATCGCCACCGAAACGCCTGCCGCGCTATTCCACCTCGGAAGCTATGGCGAGGTCGCGGCGCATCTTGCCGGGCTCACTTGGGGGGCGGAGGACCTGCCGGCGGCGATCGGCGCGGCCAGCGCGCGGGAGGAAGACGGCGGCTACACCGCGCCCTTCGCGATGGTACGATCGCTGGCGCTGTTCGCTGCCCATGCCGCGGGCGTCGCGGCGATCGAGACCGTCTATCCCGACATTGCCGATATCGACGGGCTATCGGCCTATGTCGCGCGGGGGCGTCGCGACGGGTTTACCGGCATGATGGCGATCCACCCGGCGCAGATCGAAGCCATCCATGCCGGTTTCACCCCCAGTGCGGCGGAGATCGCCGCGGCCGAGGAAATCGTCCAGGCGTTCCTCGCCCATCCCGACGCCGGGGCGATGCGGCTGAACGGACGGATGATCGACCGCCCCCATCTCGAACAGGCACGACGCTTGTTAGCGCGCGCGGAATAA
- a CDS encoding SDR family NAD(P)-dependent oxidoreductase: MADKFAIVTGASSGIGLELARLAARDGYDLLVVADTPLVDAAAALKGEGVDVQSVETDLSTIEGVDRLLSAAGGRRVDLLCANAGHGLGGGFLDQDVAEWRHVIDTNITGTAYLLQKVLRQMRDAGEGKVLITGSIAGWIPGSFQAVYNGSKAFVDNFAAAIRNELKEVKGITITTLLPGPVETEFFERAGMMDTKVGQSESKSDPADVAKDGWTALMKGTDNIVSGLSNKLQVAGAGVLPQSVTAEQHRKIAEPGSGE; this comes from the coding sequence ATGGCAGACAAATTTGCAATCGTGACCGGTGCCTCGAGCGGCATCGGCCTGGAACTGGCGCGGCTCGCGGCGCGCGACGGCTATGACTTGCTGGTGGTGGCGGACACCCCGCTGGTCGATGCTGCGGCCGCGCTGAAGGGCGAGGGCGTCGACGTGCAGTCGGTCGAGACCGACCTGTCGACCATCGAAGGCGTCGACCGGCTGCTGTCGGCGGCCGGCGGCCGGCGGGTCGACCTGCTCTGCGCCAATGCCGGCCACGGCCTGGGCGGCGGCTTCCTCGATCAGGACGTCGCCGAGTGGCGACATGTGATCGACACCAACATTACCGGCACCGCCTATCTGCTGCAGAAAGTGCTCCGCCAGATGCGCGATGCGGGCGAGGGCAAGGTGCTGATTACAGGCTCGATCGCGGGCTGGATCCCGGGCAGCTTCCAGGCGGTGTATAACGGCTCCAAGGCGTTCGTGGACAATTTCGCGGCGGCGATCCGCAACGAGCTCAAGGAGGTGAAGGGCATCACCATCACCACCTTGCTGCCGGGGCCGGTCGAGACCGAGTTCTTCGAGCGCGCCGGCATGATGGACACCAAGGTCGGCCAGAGCGAGAGCAAGTCCGATCCCGCCGATGTCGCCAAAGATGGTTGGACCGCTCTCATGAAGGGGACGGACAATATCGTCTCCGGCCTGTCCAACAAGCTGCAGGTCGCGGGTGCCGGCGTGCTGCCGCAATCGGTGACTGCCGAGCAGCATCGCAAGATCGCCGAGCCCGGCAGCGGCGAATGA
- a CDS encoding zinc-dependent alcohol dehydrogenase, producing the protein MRALTWHGKHDVRVDSVPDPEILNPRDAIIKITSTAICGSDLHLYDGFIPTMMAGDILGHEFMGEVVETGPKSTLKKGQRVVVPFTISCGSCYHCGKHQYSACENGLPADNQDLGQEMYGQPMGALFGYSHLTGGHAGGQAEYVRVPFSDVGPIVIPDGIEDDKVLFLSDILPTGWMAAENAEIEPGDTVAVWGCGPVGLFAVQSAFLMGAERVIAIDHFPRRLELARRFGAETINFEETDTAAALFEMTGGIGPDAVIDSVGLEAHGFFVDNVLDQIKKSTFLGTDRIHSIRQAILACRKGGRVSMPAVYGGFVDKFPLGALMEKGLTLKTGQTHVQHYMPALLNAIMEEKIDTTFLISHTLPLEQAPQGYKMFHDNQNEVTKVVLKPGMALAAE; encoded by the coding sequence ATGCGCGCACTCACATGGCACGGCAAGCACGACGTCCGCGTGGACTCGGTGCCCGATCCCGAGATCCTCAACCCGCGCGACGCGATCATCAAGATCACCTCGACCGCGATCTGCGGTTCCGACCTCCACCTCTATGACGGCTTCATCCCGACGATGATGGCCGGAGATATCCTCGGCCATGAATTCATGGGCGAAGTGGTGGAGACCGGTCCCAAATCGACGCTCAAAAAGGGCCAGCGCGTGGTGGTGCCGTTCACCATCTCCTGCGGCTCGTGCTACCATTGCGGCAAGCACCAATATTCCGCCTGCGAGAACGGGCTGCCTGCCGACAATCAGGACCTCGGTCAGGAAATGTACGGCCAGCCGATGGGCGCGCTGTTTGGCTACAGCCATCTCACCGGCGGCCATGCCGGCGGCCAGGCCGAATATGTCCGCGTGCCGTTCAGCGACGTCGGCCCGATCGTGATCCCGGACGGGATTGAGGACGACAAGGTGCTGTTCCTCTCCGACATCCTGCCCACCGGCTGGATGGCGGCGGAGAATGCCGAGATCGAGCCGGGCGATACTGTCGCGGTGTGGGGCTGCGGGCCGGTTGGGCTGTTCGCGGTGCAGTCGGCGTTCCTGATGGGCGCCGAGCGCGTCATCGCGATCGACCATTTCCCGCGGCGCCTCGAACTCGCTCGCCGTTTCGGCGCTGAGACGATCAACTTCGAGGAAACCGACACGGCTGCGGCCTTGTTCGAGATGACCGGCGGCATCGGCCCGGATGCGGTGATCGACAGCGTCGGCTTGGAGGCGCACGGCTTCTTCGTCGACAATGTGCTCGACCAGATCAAGAAGTCGACCTTCCTCGGCACCGATCGCATCCACTCGATCCGTCAGGCGATCCTTGCCTGCCGCAAGGGCGGGCGCGTCTCTATGCCGGCGGTCTATGGCGGCTTCGTCGACAAGTTCCCGCTCGGCGCGCTGATGGAGAAGGGGCTGACGCTCAAGACGGGCCAGACCCATGTCCAGCACTATATGCCCGCGCTGCTCAACGCGATCATGGAAGAGAAGATCGATACGACCTTCCTGATCAGCCACACGCTGCCGCTGGAGCAGGCGCCGCAGGGCTACAAGATGTTCCACGACAACCAGAACGAAGTGACCAAGGTCGTGCTAAAGCCCGGCATGGCGCTGGCAGCCGAATAA
- a CDS encoding SRPBCC family protein: MADTMNRASQDDAPLSTANNERQAIDQATDRLIVQRGDKLVARAVTINRPRAELYAFWRDFSNLPPILDNVVRIDVLDSERSHWVVKSPGGGTVEWDSRITEDREGELIAWASEEGADIPNSGRIEFRDAGARGTVVVATINYEQPFGTLGRVLSRIFQREPKMQAQRDLRRFKQLMETGEIATSSRTKQQLEEERN; encoded by the coding sequence ATGGCCGACACAATGAACCGCGCGTCGCAGGACGACGCGCCGCTGAGTACTGCCAACAACGAACGCCAGGCGATCGACCAGGCAACCGACAGGCTGATCGTCCAGCGCGGCGACAAGCTCGTCGCGCGTGCGGTGACGATCAATCGCCCGCGCGCCGAGCTCTACGCCTTCTGGCGCGATTTCAGCAATCTGCCGCCGATCCTCGATAATGTCGTGCGGATCGACGTGCTCGACAGCGAGCGTAGCCACTGGGTGGTGAAATCCCCCGGCGGCGGCACGGTCGAGTGGGATTCGCGGATCACCGAGGATCGCGAGGGCGAGCTGATCGCCTGGGCGTCCGAGGAAGGTGCCGACATCCCGAACAGCGGCCGCATCGAGTTTCGCGACGCCGGGGCCCGCGGCACCGTGGTCGTCGCGACGATCAACTACGAGCAGCCCTTCGGCACCTTGGGCCGCGTACTCTCCCGCATCTTCCAGCGCGAACCGAAGATGCAGGCGCAGCGCGACCTGCGCCGCTTCAAGCAACTCATGGAAACCGGCGAGATCGCAACCTCGTCCCGCACCAAGCAACAGCTCGAGGAGGAGCGGAACTGA
- a CDS encoding PLP-dependent cysteine synthase family protein, translating to MTAAALPRPIRCERAWVDDAVRTIDAEFNRSADTHLVRVELPGAPGITLYLKDESSHPTGSLKHRLGRSLFLYALCNGWIGPKTTIVEASSGSTAVSEAYFARMIGLPFVAVLPRGTSPEKIEAIEFHGGRCHEVVDPRSVRSEAQRLATELGGHFMDQFTYAERATDWRGNNNIAQSIFEQMAQEDHPVPTHIVCGAGTGGTSATIGRYLRYRRLETRLCVADPEASVFHRHYVDRNVTTVDGAPSCVEGIGRLQLEPSFLPDVIDRMITVPDAASLAGALRISRVLGRPCGVSTGTNIWSCATLIREMRAAGETGSIVTLLCDDGRRYGSTCFDAGWRAAHGYETDTHDRALDDLFLPTA from the coding sequence ATGACCGCCGCTGCCCTGCCCCGCCCCATCCGCTGCGAACGCGCGTGGGTCGACGATGCCGTCCGCACCATCGACGCCGAGTTCAATCGCTCCGCCGACACCCATCTGGTTCGCGTCGAGCTTCCCGGCGCACCGGGCATCACGCTGTATCTGAAGGATGAGTCAAGCCACCCCACCGGCAGCCTCAAGCACCGGCTGGGCCGCTCGCTGTTCCTCTACGCGCTGTGCAACGGCTGGATCGGCCCCAAGACGACGATCGTCGAGGCGTCGAGCGGTTCGACCGCCGTCTCCGAAGCCTATTTCGCCAGGATGATCGGGCTGCCCTTCGTCGCAGTGCTACCGCGCGGCACCTCGCCCGAAAAGATCGAGGCGATCGAGTTCCATGGCGGCCGCTGCCATGAAGTTGTCGACCCCCGCTCGGTCCGCAGCGAGGCGCAGCGGCTCGCCACCGAATTGGGCGGCCATTTCATGGATCAGTTCACCTATGCCGAGCGCGCGACCGACTGGCGCGGCAACAACAATATCGCGCAATCGATCTTCGAGCAGATGGCGCAGGAAGACCATCCCGTCCCCACCCACATCGTCTGCGGTGCCGGGACCGGCGGCACTTCGGCGACGATCGGCCGCTATCTGCGCTATCGCCGGCTGGAGACGCGGCTGTGCGTCGCCGATCCCGAGGCATCAGTGTTCCACCGCCATTATGTCGACCGCAACGTCACCACCGTCGACGGCGCGCCGTCCTGCGTCGAGGGAATCGGGCGGCTGCAGCTTGAGCCGTCCTTCCTGCCGGACGTGATCGATCGCATGATCACCGTGCCCGACGCGGCGAGCCTCGCGGGGGCCCTGCGGATCAGCCGGGTGCTCGGCCGCCCCTGCGGCGTCTCGACCGGCACCAATATCTGGTCCTGCGCGACGTTGATCCGCGAGATGCGCGCCGCCGGTGAAACGGGCTCGATCGTCACACTGTTGTGCGACGACGGCCGCCGCTATGGCTCAACCTGCTTCGACGCCGGCTGGCGCGCGGCGCATGGCTACGAGACCGACACGCACGATCGGGCACTGGACGATCTTTTCCTGCCAACCGCCTAA